The following DNA comes from Candidatus Stoquefichus sp. SB1.
ATTATTTTTGCAATCCTAGCCTTTTATCAGGAAAAAAGACGTCAAAAACTGATTGAAGCAGAAAAAAAGAATAGAGAAAAAAGCGAACAATTATCTAAGCGTTTTGAAGATATGCTTGTCCCAATGAATGAAATATCAGAACTGATGTATGTTTCAGATATCGAAACATATGATTTATTATTTGCTAATGAAGCAGGAAAGAAAACATTCCATATTGATAATACAAAAAAGAATAAATGTTATAGAGTAATTCAAGGTTTTGATGCTCCATGCCCATTTTGTACAAATCATCTTTTATCAATGGATGAAACTTATTCATGGGAATATACCAATCCTTTAACCAAACGTCATTATTTACTTAAAGATCGTTTGATGGAGTGGGAAGGACGTTTAGCAAGAATGGAAATTGCTTTTGATATTACAGAAACAGCAAATGAAAAGATTGAATTAAAGAAGCGTTTAGAAAGAGATAATATTCTTGTCGATTGTATTCGTGAACTTTATCGGAATCATGATTTGTTAGCAGCAATGAACTATATGTTAGAACATATTGGTCAAATGTTTGGAGCCCAACGTGCCTATGTATTCTTAATGGAAGGTGATTATGCAAGTAATGTAGCAGAGTGGTGCCAAGAAGGAATTGTTCCACAAATAGATAACTTACAGAATGTTTCTTTATCTGAATTTGCATTATGGATAGAAATGTTTAAACAACAAAAGGATATTGTTATTGAAAATATTGAAAGTTTAAAAGAAAAACAAAGAGCAGAGTATGAATTCTTAAAGAAACAGGATATTCAAAGTGTTATTATGGTTTCGATTGAAAAAGGTGGCTTATTAGCTGGTAGTATTGGTTTAGATAATCCAGATCCAAGCCTAATGAGTAATGCAGTGACTTTTTTAGAAACTCTACGTTATTTTGTAATGTTAGCTATTCGTAGATATGAAGATGAAAAAATGTTACAGCGTTTAAGTTATGTTGATACATTAACATCATTCTATAATAGAAATCGATTTATAGAAGATATTGAAAAGATTGAAAAAGAAACAAATTCTATTGGTGTTATCTATTTGGATATTAATGGACTTAAAGAAGTTAATGATCATTTTGGACATCTTTCAGGTGATAACTTATTAAAAAGATGTGCAGATATTATCCAAAAAAGCATTGAAAAAGGATCTTTCTATCGAATTGGTGGAGATGAATTTGTTGTGATATGTCAAACAATAGATGAAGAAGAGTTCTTATCATATGTTAATCATTTAAAAGAACATTTTGCTCAGATTAATGACTGTAAAGCAGCGATAGGATATAAATGGAGTGATTCTTCACAAAATATTAAAAAATTAATTAATATTGCTGATGAACTGATGTATCAGGATAAACAGTCATTTTATGAACAGCATGATATGACGAGACGCTATCGATATAATCAGAAAATGTTAAAGAATCCAAAAAATAATATTGACAAATAAATAGAATTGTCAATTTATAGACAAGAATGAATAAATGTAAGTTGAACCTTCTTTGATATGTAGTAAAATAATATATAGAAAAGGAGGTTTTTATAATGAAAGTTTATAAAAACAAAAATGGTCAGGCAATGCCTGATAAAAGTCAATTTTTTGGTCCTGAAGCATTTCAAAAGATAAATCAAACAGAAATAAGATGGCTCGGGAATGCAAGTATGATGATTAATAGTCGAGGAACTAATATTATGATTGATCCATTATTAGAAGGTTTTGATATGCCTTTATTAATTGAAATGCCTATCTTACCAAAAGATATTCCATCCCTTGATGGCTTATTAATAACGCATATTGATAATGATCATTTTAGTCGTGCAACGTGCATTGATCTCCTATCTGTTTGTCAGTCTTATCATGCACCTAAGTATGTTGCGCAAGTTATGCAAGAGGAAGGGATTCCTGGAGTAGGACATAATATCCATGAAAGTTTTATGATTGATGATGTCAAGATTACACTTACACCAACATGTCATAATTGGCAAAAAGATTCAGCAAAATATAATTATCGTGAATGGAAGGAAGAAGATTATTGTGGCTATTGGTTAGAAACAGCTGATGGAACAATTTGGTTACCAGGTGATTCTAAGCTTTTAGATGCACATTTAAAAATGCCACAGCCAGATGTGATTTTCTTTGATTTTTGTGATA
Coding sequences within:
- a CDS encoding sensor domain-containing diguanylate cyclase → MKNLLSKIRVIGVPIILCLALIFTSIESILSNSNLQGNARVINYTGIVRGATQRLVKMELNHHPNDELITKLDKILLGLSKGSDELNLIKLNDNHFQTLLGEMEEDWADIKNEIYRFREDDAYKEELFTMSEDYFELADQTVLAAEVYSENVVQDTRDFLFYMNAFFIGMAIIFAILAFYQEKRRQKLIEAEKKNREKSEQLSKRFEDMLVPMNEISELMYVSDIETYDLLFANEAGKKTFHIDNTKKNKCYRVIQGFDAPCPFCTNHLLSMDETYSWEYTNPLTKRHYLLKDRLMEWEGRLARMEIAFDITETANEKIELKKRLERDNILVDCIRELYRNHDLLAAMNYMLEHIGQMFGAQRAYVFLMEGDYASNVAEWCQEGIVPQIDNLQNVSLSEFALWIEMFKQQKDIVIENIESLKEKQRAEYEFLKKQDIQSVIMVSIEKGGLLAGSIGLDNPDPSLMSNAVTFLETLRYFVMLAIRRYEDEKMLQRLSYVDTLTSFYNRNRFIEDIEKIEKETNSIGVIYLDINGLKEVNDHFGHLSGDNLLKRCADIIQKSIEKGSFYRIGGDEFVVICQTIDEEEFLSYVNHLKEHFAQINDCKAAIGYKWSDSSQNIKKLINIADELMYQDKQSFYEQHDMTRRYRYNQKMLKNPKNNIDK
- a CDS encoding MBL fold metallo-hydrolase; the encoded protein is MKVYKNKNGQAMPDKSQFFGPEAFQKINQTEIRWLGNASMMINSRGTNIMIDPLLEGFDMPLLIEMPILPKDIPSLDGLLITHIDNDHFSRATCIDLLSVCQSYHAPKYVAQVMQEEGIPGVGHNIHESFMIDDVKITLTPTCHNWQKDSAKYNYREWKEEDYCGYWLETADGTIWLPGDSKLLDAHLKMPQPDVIFFDFCDNEWHITLEGAITLANTYPQADLVCIHWGCVDAPDFSPFNGNPENLLDKVINPERIKVLAPGEPIVLTRKEKQ